A segment of the Leptospira perdikensis genome:
GCCGCAGTACCTGATGAAACAGCTTGAGCATATTTTACACCGACTTTTTCTGCAAAAGCCTTTTCAAACTCTCTTACACGATACCTTCCATTACGAAGAGCATCAAAACCGTGAGCAAATAATATTCCACCATCATCAAATAATTCATTAACAGAATCTCTTTCTTCTTTTCCTACTAATTCGAATCCAGGCACAATAATCTCCTATTTTTACAAAAATATATCCGTGATTTAGAATCTATTTTTTTCTACAAAACTCTTAGCGAACATATCAGCAAGTAACACAACCGATGAATGAATATTACTCGCAACATAACGGTCAAAGATACTAGCATCACAGACATATAATCTTTTAATGTTTTTAACTTCAAAATTCGAATCGATGTCATCCTGCAAACCGCCAATCAAATGATGACCACTATACATCAACTCTTGAATGTATTTTTCTGGATCGTTTAAAATTGTTTCCTCATCATCAATTTTCAAAACATAATCACTCAGTGGTTGTGATTTTAGCAAATCAACACAATACTTAAGTGCCAATTTTAATATTTCGATGTCTTTTTTTGAGGAAAGAAAATTAGGATCTACAATAACTTTTTCACCATTAAGTTGAATGGAACCGGTAGACTCCGGATGTATTGCATTAATTGAAATAGAAAAACCTGGTTTAGAACTCTTAAAAACGGAACCTTTACTTCCATGACGACCGGCTTCAGAGAACTGCAAAATTTGAATTCTCGTATCAATATCACCGTCTTTGTCTAAATCAAGGTAAGCCCCCGATGTAGCACCTGTGCCTCTCATCACGGTCGGGATTCCTAGGAAATGTTTAATCCCCAAGAACAACTTTTTAAAAACACTGCTATAAACTTCATTCAAAGAGTTAAGAGGTTTATTGGCAGAAACATTCACTCTTAAATTTGTATGATCCTGAATTTTTTTACCAACACTTAAACTTGAGAATCTACCCGAAGTATCCTTGTTTTTTTGATTCAAAATAAGGCTACAACTACCAATGACACCCGCTGACAATATAACATAATCAGCATTTCGGATCCCCTTATTTGTTCTGACCCCGGTAACTTCACCCTCATCGTTAAGTATAAACGAATCAACTTTTTCATTAATAAAAACATCAAACCGGCGTTTCTTCAGAATTGACAGTACCGATGTCCGAAAGTATTTCCTAACCGTATTCTGAATTGCCCCACATGCTTGTTTCTCAGAATGGCTCATATCATCAACATTGATGTTTTGTTTCTGGAGGGTTTCTATAAAGGCATTATCTACTTCATTCAGTTTAGCATTGGCTAATGTAATTTTATTTTTTTCATTTCGATCAAACGAATATATTTTATCATTACTTTCATTCAAATCCTCTATCGAGAATTTAAATTTATCCAAAATCAACTTCCACTTAGACTTAAATCCAAAAACATGAACGGCACCATTCATAACAGATGCCCCACCAAGTAAATTCGATTCATAAAATGGAATAGTTCGCCCATTTTTTAGAAGGAATTCTGTTTTATTTATATACTTAGTTTTTTT
Coding sequences within it:
- a CDS encoding GMC oxidoreductase — protein: MNQRKKVIIIGGGTAGITIANYLQDYFQVSVIEKSKNNKYPLIFKVPLLIGILFRRKKTKYINKTEFLLKNGRTIPFYESNLLGGASVMNGAVHVFGFKSKWKLILDKFKFSIEDLNESNDKIYSFDRNEKNKITLANAKLNEVDNAFIETLQKQNINVDDMSHSEKQACGAIQNTVRKYFRTSVLSILKKRRFDVFINEKVDSFILNDEGEVTGVRTNKGIRNADYVILSAGVIGSCSLILNQKNKDTSGRFSSLSVGKKIQDHTNLRVNVSANKPLNSLNEVYSSVFKKLFLGIKHFLGIPTVMRGTGATSGAYLDLDKDGDIDTRIQILQFSEAGRHGSKGSVFKSSKPGFSISINAIHPESTGSIQLNGEKVIVDPNFLSSKKDIEILKLALKYCVDLLKSQPLSDYVLKIDDEETILNDPEKYIQELMYSGHHLIGGLQDDIDSNFEVKNIKRLYVCDASIFDRYVASNIHSSVVLLADMFAKSFVEKNRF